Genomic window (Culex pipiens pallens isolate TS chromosome 3, TS_CPP_V2, whole genome shotgun sequence):
caacctgtcaaataaaagactacatgaacctcgtgacgaaaaaaaaagcatcatgaaaaaagcgccatgtacattcggcgaagaaaaacgaatcataacgaAGCTttcccctcaatgacagcagggtgatatagacgttgttgatttcaaaagaagttatgtttgtttttctcaaatataatcacgtaaaaatgtttcattgaatATAGatgatcaaaatcaaatcaaatcaaatcaaattattcgctctacagcattgccttggcgttctcgattgggagattcctactcgaaactaggtgttcgaaggcttgattgttgagggaattgcaaacctctttttacaccttagcttccatccaccccgggattcgaactgacgacctttggattgttagtccaactgcctaccagcgactccaccgagacaggacccagggagacgactcctacacctggactgagctaacgacctaacctttttaggttagtccggggccaacatttacttcccgtccgacggaaggcgtgatcagacaaatctcgtctcgaaaaataccaccgggaccgtctgggctcgaacccaggccgactgggtgagaggcaatcaagcaatagatgatcaagtatcaataaaagcaacgtttttcatcgtttgttatcattagaacatcttcttttgcttttatattaaaatgggaattgaaaaatgatgctcaacattcaaatgcgtttttctcaaaaaggatggtttgtacatgatgctttttgaaatgttggcatcgatttGAGCCGATGCAAATAAATAATTGAGCCTAAAAAGTGTGGTTTTGTTGGCAAAcacaattagattttttttaccgaattcggtagttgaaaaatcggtaaagttcaGATCGgcaaaccatctgtcaaaaagaCCAAATTTTTCCGAAAATCGGTGTTACGATGAACtataatgaacttcattaccgaatttaggtaagtttttaccgaattcgataGTTTTCagtttggccaaaaagttaataccacaAAATTCCCTAAATTTTGACCtaagggtgttggaggctgttgcaaaaagaaaataggatttatgtttatttttacctTTCAAACGCAACGttaaagtttaccgaattttgaactgctgaacagttcggtaaactgagaATTGCCGAATTCcgtaatgaagttcattattgttcatcgtacaaccgaagTTCGGTAAAATGTTGTTCATtctgacagatggtttaccggtCTAAACtctaccgatttttcaactaccgaattcggtaaaaaaaatgttagtgtGAAAGAATTAGATTTCATCATGCTTTTACTGGTTTTGGATCTCAAACTTTAAAGCCCGTTTCACCCGAGATTTTACCCAGGCCTACccctaagatgacagttttcgtgaattGCGCGTATACACTGACAGATGGCAatgtgggcctcgtcggagctCGTCCGTTAaaaacgcaactcaaaattcgTATGGAAATCTtctttttcgtgacggctttcgcggtGCGCTTCCTCCAACTGTTCtagaataatatttgaacatgGCGTATCTCTcaacaagtttttcaagaacGCTCGGTACGCGTTTGTATAGGAGCTGTCAACATTGTCTTTTGCAAGcaaaacataaccaaacttttcggcaccctcagtaatcgtcaaatcaatacaaattgtgcCGGATCTATTTCCAGATCtctcccggaaaagatccggcagcaattttgtatggtttgacaTTTGCGGATGgtaccaaaaaaaggtaaacaatgaACGAAGTGCCAGCCAATGCTCGTGttgggctcatatttggctcatAAACAAACgctgatacgacctctagaacaaaccgagcaaaaaaccaaaaaaaaaaacacttagacTAAACTCTTAAACTGTCATGCACGACGTCACGGCATAAATAATTTGCAAATTCTCactatttaaggggttacatgtaaatcggcaaaaatgccagaggttggttggttggtttacccaaaatttcagccaattttgtTCATCCCATCTTTGTGTTTAGAGAAAATgctcgcaaagtttgacagATCGCTTTGATATCGTGAATAAACCCCGTggcctttaaatttgaaattttctatcAGATTAATTGTTTGTTCTATCGTCATTCTGGTTATGCCTCTCACATTACCAttgcacttttttattttcaaggaggtattagactatgacgaacaaacaaacaaactttttaacagtttgacagtttgcctgtaTTTgcttgcagaaacgtcagcctgcctacatttggctttgtttgcgagtttggcaaactgtcaaatacaaaaaagtgcgagtttgtttgccatagtctaataccttctTGAGGGTTCctaaaagtttggttatgttactGATTGCAAAAGAcaatgaaagctgtaattcattatCAATGTTCTGATAAGCCGACAACAGAAATGGGtcgagaaagggtatatttcccctattatgATACAAACGCCGTAAACTGCAAAAAGAGATGATTACAAGCAGGAAGAACCAATATTGAACACAAGTTATGGTGATGATGCGGGGGAGGGTGGCGAGGAGGAAATGATAAGCAATTCAGAAAAAGAGTGATAGAAAGAAGAGAGAGTTGTAAAAATAGAGAATAGCAAAAATATCAACTCACTGTTCCACAGAACGGCACGGGCCACTTCACCCGGGCCTCGTCTGCCCTCCTCCATTTCTGTAttgtttttatagttttttttatatgtttttggtTTGTTCATATAAAGATTATACGATTttcaacggttttttttttcgagaaaagaaggaaaaatgatTGGCaggaataaatataaaatatagtCGTAAATTAAGTACACTATTAGAGAAAGAAGATTGCAAAAATTTAGACAAAAATGAACGAGAATATATAGACAAACAAAATGGAAAACCTAAATCATTCTTAAGATCGTTGGTAAGAAAGTAAGTAAGTAGTTTATCTTCATTCATGATGTGTACCAGAGACAGATTGCAATGTTCTGACGCGAGAAGTGGGTTAATGCGCAATACTTACTCTGCGGCTGCGGGGGTAGCGCGTAGGCCTGGCTCGTGTTCGGCTTGGGGTAGTAATTTTGTGGCGACGGGCTGTGCGTCCGCTTGCCCACGTTGGCCACTACCGGCGGATTCACCTGCTAGAATGGGTAGATTGCGAATATGAGAGTTTTCTTAAATTATTGCGATTTTTAGAGCCTTACCGTGGGAACCTTATGGATCAAGTGCTGCTGGTGAGGAGGCATCGGATTGGTTGGCCTTCCCGCAGGCAGGAAGatctgctgttgttgctgttgcggTGGCGgaggttgctgctgctgctgctgttgttgttgctgctgaatGTTGTGAACAGGAAACATCTCCCTGAAAAAGAAACAACACAAATTTCGATAAATATCCCCTCTCAAACTCTCCCAAAGCTGCTCCTCCGTACGCTGCTTCCTTCATCTGCCTCTTCCGGATGTTGTCGTCCTCGTTGAGAACCTTCTTCAACTGCAGAAACAGCTGCTGCTTTTCGTTGCGCAGTTCCTGCAGCGTTTTCTCCATCATCGAGATCTGCTCCTTGGTTTCGCCGAGCGTCATCACGTCCTGCTTTTCGCGGGCCTCGCGCTCCTTCCGTTGGCGTTCCTCCTCCACCTCGGCTTCCATCTCTGGAAATTAAAATTGCCATAAATTTGATTACCGTGAAATCCCGGAACCTGTGCGCCACCGCAGCAGCTTACCTTGCTTCTTGCGTTCCCGTTCCCGCATGATGTGGCGCTTGAGGGCGTTCCAGAGCTGTTCCTCCTGAAAATTCCAAATCATTTTATAACGCCCAAGCCAAATTGGAAGACCTGTTTACCTTTTCCGTTTTGGCCGCGGGTTGGGCCGGCGGTTGCGGTGGAACCGTTTTCAGATACTTCTTGGCACTCATACTTGGTCACTTCTTGTGGTGTAGCAATACGAcgaaattttccgggaaatggaCCGAAATTTGCTGGAAAATATGCTGGAAAGGGGTGAAAATCGATCGCGCAAGTTAAAACTTTTGGAAATGATTgacgttttgttttggttgcgtgcgacagggttgccagttttttttacagaagtctgtgatatttttttgcagatttaaaAGTCTGCACATCAATATTTAttgatgtttaaaattttgggaCAATCCATAAACCTTGTGGACACTGTagagggaagggggggggggggggagggggggttgacTTTTTCCACGCTTCAtatgaaatggaaaaaaaaatgtatggaaattgtccacgagggaggAGGTAGGGGGGTTGGCATTTCCAAAAAGGTGTCCACTTGGttcatggatggtcccttaaagaTAAATGacaaatcgacggtaacatttcaaaaggcatcatgtacattttgacactttctgggttattgcatattctaaaagtactcctaataagctacctctccaccaaaaatgagcaaaagttacttcagtaaagtctgtttaatcatgattttaaataaagtatcataaacaaaatctctgccatcagcagtccctgtttatatagccctgtcaacctgtcaaacaaaagactacataaacctcgcgacgaaaaaaaaagcatcatgaacaaagcgccatgtacattcggcgaagaaaaacgaatcataacaaagcgtacccctcaatgacagcagggtgatatagacgttggtgatttcaaaagaagttatgtttgtttttctcaaataaaattacggaaataatgttttattgaatttggatgatcaagtatcaataaaagcaagggttttcatcgtttgttatcattagaacatcttattttgcttttatattaaaatgggaattgaaaattgatgctcaacattcaaatgcgtttttctcaaaacgcatggtttgtacatgatgctttttgaaatgttggcgtcgaaatgcACTAcctatctggagcaacacgagaaaagggcggataagcatttggACAGCTGGAACAGTTTTgtaaattccgagccaacaaataactttttcacaaaactcgaaataTAAATCAGTAGCTGGCCTTCCCAGCTACCTTTTAACactgcgggttttgttaaatagttacctgttggctcggaatttgcaaaatcgtcctggctgtcaaaatgcttatgcgcccttttcaaatgttgctccagctatgtca
Coding sequences:
- the LOC120418564 gene encoding basic salivary proline-rich protein 1 isoform X2, with translation MSAKKYLKTVPPQPPAQPAAKTEKEEQLWNALKRHIMRERERKKQEMEAEVEEERQRKEREAREKQDVMTLGETKEQISMMEKTLQELRNEKQQLFLQLKKVLNEDDNIRKRQMKEAAEMFPVHNIQQQQQQQQQQQPPPPQQQQQQIFLPAGRPTNPMPPHQQHLIHKVPTVNPPVVANVGKRTHSPSPQNYYPKPNTSQAYALPPQPQKMEEGRRGPGEVARAVLWNKSQYCPPGTLFYPTAAPPPQGPPTGPGPQDNRQPQPQQIIYPPYPQANIAMPIRQSYHVELPPQGGGSQKAPELIKTGPGGPPPGNVYHITLDQQGIPQQAPQNPGPPPQLKAITIEKIPEQYVRQGQPPQQPPPPTSHLPEGIVYTSALRPGAIPMHAIAANQQMSKGGGGSITQGYPPARPPQIVAQPQPPPGQMHYPRHRY
- the LOC120418564 gene encoding basic salivary proline-rich protein 1 isoform X1; translated protein: MSAKKYLKTVPPQPPAQPAAKTEKEEQLWNALKRHIMRERERKKQEMEAEVEEERQRKEREAREKQDVMTLGETKEQISMMEKTLQELRNEKQQLFLQLKKVLNEDDNIRKRQMKEAAEMFPVHNIQQQQQQQQQQQPPPPQQQQQQIFLPAGRPTNPMPPHQQHLIHKVPTQVNPPVVANVGKRTHSPSPQNYYPKPNTSQAYALPPQPQKMEEGRRGPGEVARAVLWNKSQYCPPGTLFYPTAAPPPQGPPTGPGPQDNRQPQPQQIIYPPYPQANIAMPIRQSYHVELPPQGGGSQKAPELIKTGPGGPPPGNVYHITLDQQGIPQQAPQNPGPPPQLKAITIEKIPEQYVRQGQPPQQPPPPTSHLPEGIVYTSALRPGAIPMHAIAANQQMSKGGGGSITQGYPPARPPQIVAQPQPPPGQMHYPRHRY
- the LOC120418564 gene encoding proline-rich protein 2 isoform X3; the protein is MSAKKYLKTVPPQPPAQPAAKTEKEEQLWNALKRHIMRERERKKQEMEAEVEEERQRKEREAREKQDVMTLGETKEQISMMEKTLQELRNEKQQLFLQLKKVLNEDDNIRKRQMKEAAEMFPVHNIQQQQQQQQQQQPPPPQQQQQQIFLPAGRPTNPMPPHQQHLIHKVPTQVNPPVVANVGKRTHSPSPQNYYPKPNTSQAYALPPQPQKSQYCPPGTLFYPTAAPPPQGPPTGPGPQDNRQPQPQQIIYPPYPQANIAMPIRQSYHVELPPQGGGSQKAPELIKTGPGGPPPGNVYHITLDQQGIPQQAPQNPGPPPQLKAITIEKIPEQYVRQGQPPQQPPPPTSHLPEGIVYTSALRPGAIPMHAIAANQQMSKGGGGSITQGYPPARPPQIVAQPQPPPGQMHYPRHRY
- the LOC120418564 gene encoding proline-rich protein 2 isoform X4, whose protein sequence is MSAKKYLKTVPPQPPAQPAAKTEKEEQLWNALKRHIMRERERKKQEMEAEVEEERQRKEREAREKQDVMTLGETKEQISMMEKTLQELRNEKQQLFLQLKKVLNEDDNIRKRQMKEAAEMFPVHNIQQQQQQQQQQQPPPPQQQQQQIFLPAGRPTNPMPPHQQHLIHKVPTVNPPVVANVGKRTHSPSPQNYYPKPNTSQAYALPPQPQKSQYCPPGTLFYPTAAPPPQGPPTGPGPQDNRQPQPQQIIYPPYPQANIAMPIRQSYHVELPPQGGGSQKAPELIKTGPGGPPPGNVYHITLDQQGIPQQAPQNPGPPPQLKAITIEKIPEQYVRQGQPPQQPPPPTSHLPEGIVYTSALRPGAIPMHAIAANQQMSKGGGGSITQGYPPARPPQIVAQPQPPPGQMHYPRHRY